Proteins from a genomic interval of Gadus macrocephalus chromosome 2, ASM3116895v1:
- the LOC132451099 gene encoding uncharacterized protein LOC132451099 yields the protein MEAKWQSMVNHVQDIHEHDSPGFPSCAHLPLEGEARNKQWLEPGSTVAIKLESVTTRTALLKDVRQLSPQHQTFSLEAFHSLILHFAPKHTGFSFLGMYSRLLLAALHYNHNGSREVARTHDGEVQYGVRYPRFRKGGWVVRPVKEKPSYAYASALMESLIEAYSRSPRSLQESSADLSSSAPAPLSTSFQMISKDEAVGLYLARHTRFNTGN from the exons ATGGAGGCCAAGTGGCAAAGCATGGTGAACCATGTTCAGGACATCCATGAACATGACAGTCCTGGATTTCCCTCCTGTGCACATCTCCCTTTGGAGGGAGAAGCAAGGAACAAGCAGTGGCTGGAACCAG GATCAACTGTAGCTATTAAGTTGGAGAGTGTCACTACAAGAACAGCATTGTTGAAGGATGTTCGGCAGTTGTCCCCACAGCATCAGACCTTTTCCCTGGAGGCCTTTCACTCGCTTATCCTCCACTTTGCACCTAAGCACACTGGCTTCTCCTTCCTTGGGATGTACAGCAG GCTTCTCTTGGCAGCCCTGCATTACAACCACAATGGAAGTCGAGAGGTTGCACGAACACATGACGGCGAGGTTCAATATGGAGTTCGTTACCCAAGGTTCCGCAAAGGAGGCTGGGTCGTCCGCCCTGTCAAGGAGAAGCCATCGTACG cTTATGCATCTGCCCTTATGGAGTCTCTGATTGAGGCCTACTCCAGGTCACCAAGGAGTCTACAAGAGAGCTCAGCTGACTTGTCCTCCTCTGCACCTgcccccctttccacatccttCCAGATGATCAGCAAGGATGAGGCTGTTGGCTTGTATCTTGCACGACACACACGTTTTAACACAGGAAATTAG